The Haloplanus sp. CK5-1 genome segment TTTACCGAACTGAATCGGATCGTGATCTACTCGGATGGCGGGTTTTTGACGATCGGATTGCAGTCCGAGTGTCAGTTCGAATACCCGTCGTTGATAGAGGACTGTCAATCCATATTGAACGACGCGTCCGAATAGCGTATCGTGTGACGTATCCGGGAGAATCGACATCAACGTCGGTCGCTGCTCGCCGTTGTGTTGATAATTTCTACCTACGAGGCGGAGGAGCGTCAATACGGCGGAATCTCCCTCGACGATAGACGGTCGTCGAGTGTTTCACATTATTCATAGATAGTTCCGGTAGTACACCCGAAATGTACGTTCGGAACACTACCGGGCGAGAAACTACTAGTAGGCTCGCCAGCAGTAAAATCACCTTTCTGCGAATCGAAAACAGACGGACGTGAGAACGCTATTCGTTTTCGAGAGCGTCGTAGATCTCGCGGTGTTCGTCCCGATCTGCCCTGGCGACTCGCAACACGAGTTCTCGACGAATGTCCTCCATCACGTCGTCGAGTGGTGTTCGTTCGCCTGTCTTCTCTTCCGTTGCCATATCTACCTCTTGACCACGAATCCCGTTAATCGTTCGGGTCCGCTGATTCATCGGACAGTTGCTCGAGTCCATACTCTACGAGGTCGCCTCGCAATCGTTCGATCACCTCGTCCAAATCGACTTCAGTCGTGCGTGCTCGGAGATATTCCAGCACGTCGTCCTCATCGACGGCCTTCTCGTCGGTGCCGAACTTCACCAGTATCCCTCTGATTCCCTCGTCGTATTCGAATCGATGACCGTTGAGTAGATAGAACACCGTTGTCGTGTTGAGTGCAGTGCGTTTGTTCCCGTCCACGAACGGGTGGTTGGCAACAAGGAGCCGAAGGAGATGAAACGCCTTCTCGTGAATCGTCTCTGGAACCGACCCGAAGCTCCCCTCGCTGACGTACTCCAGTGCGAATTCGATATCTCCGCGATTGTGGACGCCTGAGCTGGTATCTGCATACTCCGAGACAATGTCCTCGTGGATGTCGAGGACTTCTTCGACCGACGGATACCAAAACGAGTCGGTCATTATCGAGGGTTCTCATTCGATTAACCTATCGTTTTCTCTCTACGAATGAACGTCACCCAGCGGAACACGACACGGCAGTTCGGTCGATAACCGATACTGTCGAAAGGATGTACGCCCGGAACACTACCGGGCGAAAATCTACTAGTAGGCCCGGTGGAGCTAAAGACGGCATATTTAGTGGGGTCTGTTAGAAATCACCAGCAGATGATACGAATGGTGTGCAAGAGATAGAGCGTCAAGTCAGCACATGCCTTCTCCATCGCCTCTGTTTTCCGGGTCAGGTCCGCTCACGGTCGTTGCGCTCGCTGATGTTAGTAACGGTACCAACCATCCGCTTGGTATCGTCGCTATCGTCGTAGATTTCACCCCGTGACTCGACCCAGATGTGTGTGTCATTGTCGCTCTGGATGCGATACTCGATCTGAAATCCACTCTCGGTTTCGGCGGCCTGTTCGACAGCAGCAGTGGCTTTCTCTCTGTCGTCAGGATGAATATACGCCGCGAACGCTTCGAAGGTTCCCCCGAACGTCCCTGGTTCGATCCCGACCAGTCGTTCCAGAGACTCATTCCAAACCACTTCATCGGATCCAATCTTCCATTCCCAGATGCCTGTGTTCGTTCCTTGCAAGGCAAGTTCGAGGCGTTGTTTCGTCTCTTGAAGTTCCGCCTCGCGCTCCTTACGCTCGGTGATGTCGCGTCCCTCTGGGACCAACAGCGTCACATTACCCTGTTCGTCGGTTATCGGTCGAATCGAGAAATCGATAATGGCATTTTCCTCACCGCCTTGTATCTCAACCTCATAGCGGACGAACTCGCCCGCTGCGGCGCGATCGATCGCATCCTGGGTCTCCTGTTGGGTGGCGTCGTCGCGCTGCCACCAAGCCGCCTCGTAAAACGGTTTTCCGACGACATCTTCCGGGTCAAGACCGCCAAATTCGAGAGCCGGCTCGTTCACCTCAATAACTGTACCGTCAGGCTCTAACAAGCCCGTAAATTGATTTGTCTGGTTGAAAATTGCCTCGTAGCGACGTTCGCGCTCCCTGCGTTCAGTGACATCCCGGCTGATGAGCAAATGTTGTCCAGGAATAATACCCGCCGTTCCTGAATACTCAATAATTTTCTCCACGCCATCGGCACCGATTACCGTCGTTGTTTCACTCTCACCACCTGCTTTTTCGATGTCTTGCCACTCGGATTCGAACGCAAATTCGTCAGGAAGAAATTCCGTTAGCGACCGGCCGAGTAGTTTCCTCGTTTCTATCCCGAATAACGTACTCGCTGCTGCGTTTGCGTCGATAATCCTGCTCTCATCATTAATAATAGTGATCGCATCAGTCGCTTCTTCGATGGCTGTTTTGTACTTATCACGCGACCGCGTGATTTCTGTCACCTGTTGTTGAACAGTAACATTCGGCTTTCGAGGGATCGTAACCGTCATGGTCGTCCCCTGTTCCGTGATCTCTGAATCGATTGAGCCGTCATGGCTGGTCACAATCCAGTAGGCCAACCAGAGACCCAAGCCCGAGCCGTGGATGAGTGGTGTTTCCACCCCTGAGTTGAGGACTTCAGCTTCGTGATCAGGAAGCCCGGGTCCAGTATCGCTAATCTGAATCTCGATACCGTTCGGGACGATCTCGATAGCTACCGTAACACTGGGATTGTCGCCGGTGTGTTTGACTGCGTTCTCGATGAGTTCCTCGATAGCCCGGTCGAAGTTCTGCAGCACTCGCCCCTGAATTTTCGTGTCGTAGTCAACAGTGATCGGCGCTGCCGGGTATTCCTGTGTAATCTCTGCAGCAATCTCCTCTATAAGGCTTCCAATCTCTGTCGCCTGTCGTTCGGAACTGGTGGTGATAATTTCTTCCAGTATACGAGCTTTCTGACTCAAATCGATCAAGTCGTCGATGTGGGTGAGAACGGTTTCACCGACAGAATCATCATCTATCCGATCGGCCATGAGTTCCGCGTGGCCTCGAATGACTGAGATGTCGTTGCGAAGATTGTGCCGCAGGACGCGGTTAAGAACCGTGGCAAGGTTAGTTTGCTTCGTGAGCTCGCCCTCGATGAGTTCTTTTTCGAGTTCGCGTTCGAGCAATCGGGTAAGGTGGTCAGTAAACTGCATTTCAGCCTCGGTGAACGATTCAGTTCGAGGCTCTTGTGCGGCAAAACAGACGGTTCCGTAGGGTTCGTCCTCAGTAATGAGTGGAATACCGAGATGCGTATGATGCCCGCTGATTTCGAAGGCCGGATCGTCGCCCCAGCCTTGGTTTGCTGCATCGTGGAGCGCGAGTGGGGTGCCTTCTTCGATGGTCTTACAACAGTACGTTTCCTGAAGCTCTCGTTCAGAATCAGGCTGGGCCTGTCCGTCTTCCGTGTCAGTCGTGACGACGATTTCCCAGTGATCGGTTTCTTGATCGATCTGAGTGAGATAGCCGTTGTCCACGCCGAGATACTGTTTGCCAAGCTCTAACGCCTCGCTTGCTTTTTCATTAAATGGCACATCCTTCCGAACGATTTCATGGAGCCGTTGACGGGTTTTATGATCGGTTACTGTGGAATCCACCATCGTTAGAAAATTGCCACTACTCCTGTGTCGATGATCTCCTCAAGTCCTTGTATTCCAATCCATTGACGTGTAGGTATAGGGTTCATTTCCTCTCACACTATGGTATTCAAGTGGTTAAGAGATAGTTTATTGACTAGAATCACAATCACCATGACCTTCAGCTTCATCAGGACTTTTCTCTCTGGGATCCATTCCCATACAGAATGGCTGACGATCCGGATGTGAAATCCTTCGTTTCACGTTCAAAATACCGGATGGGCGTTATCCGAGTACTCTCTCAGTCAGGCCAGCTCACCCCCACCTCGATTGTGGAGAAAACCGATATACGACAACCACACGTGTCCCGGGTGTTGTCGGAATTGCGTGAGAAGGATCTTGTCAGCCTCGCAGTTTCCGAGAGTCAACGCAAAGGCCGACTGTACGAATTGACGGAGTTCGGGGATGAAATATGGTCAGATACGAACCGAATACATTGGCAGAACGACATCGCTAATATTCCTTCCACCCATCAAGAGATAGTCGCCTATCTTCATCAAGAAGTTCGGGAGAAAGTAGCTGCAGTGGGATGTTACGACGGAAATACTGTCAGTATGTACTATTTCCAAGACCAGGTGCGGGACAAGTATTCCGAGGAACAATTTGTGGAGTCCTCAGAGACCTTGATCAAGGAACTCAGTCACACCGATGCGAAGGCTGCTGAAATCACAGGTGAGCTCCGCTACGAGGTTCAATCGTTCACCAAACTGAATCGGATCGTAATTTACACTGATGACGGATTTTTGGCAATTGGATTGCAGTCAGAGTGCCAATTCGAATACCCGTCATTGATTGAGGAATGCAAGTCTATATTGGACGGAGAAACGTCCGAATAGTGTGGTTTGTGACAGCTACTGGATAAATTGATCTCTATCCCGACTACTGCTTGCCGTCGTACCAACCGATTCGAATAGACTGAGTCTGGAACCGCTCTTGTGCGGGATAAGCGCTCTGTATCCACCACGGTCATCCACAGCCGACAGATGTCAGTACTCCCGGCAGACCTCATTCCGGGCCCGTCATCATTGAATCTTTCCAAAACACGTAGGAAGAGCGGTTAATACGGAAGGGTCGATCTCAACGGCAGAGCGTAATTGAAGCAATACATATTATTTATAAATAGTTATAACAGCATACTTAAAATGTACGCCCGGAACACTAACGTCCGGCCTCATCCCTGGCGGCGTGCCGAGTCGGCCGGCTAACCCTCGTGCCGGGCGGCCGTCGGATGCGTGTAACGGCGTCACGGGCCGTCCGATGGACGACCCCACTGGTGATTCGTGGAATCACCCATGTAGCGTGCCCGGGTTCGCCGCGCGTCATCGCGCCCTGGTGGGTGTGCTCGGGCGGGGACTGAAGGCACGCACCCGACGGTACACACCCCAGCGGTTTAACCTCTGTCAGTAGACGTAGTCGCCCTCGGCGACGGAGACGTACCCGCCTTTCCGGAGGCGCCGCTTGTTCCACTTGTAGCGGACGAACAGTTTCGTCGCGTCCCACCCGGCGGCGAACCGGCGGTCGAACAGCCCGGCGCCGGACTCGTCGGCGACCATCTTGCGGGCGGTCCGGAAGACCCGATCCCAGTCGTCGGGGTCGTACTCCCGGACCATGTCGGCCATGGTCACGTTTCGGATGATCTCGTCCTCGATGGCGTCCTTCCACGCGTCGTTGTACCCCGAGAGGTCGCCCGAACCGGCCAACTCGCCGGCGATGGCCCCGGTGCGGACGGCGACGTGGTCTCCCCCCTCGTGGAACGCGGAGGTGGTTCCCATGGCGCCGCCGACGAGGGCGATGCCGGCCTCGACCGGCGAGTCGGCCGGCCGCGTCGAGGAGATGGGGTAGGTCTCGGTTCCCTTGGACTTGCCCCGGTCCTCGACCAGTGGGAAGTCACCGGGCACGTCGTACTCGTCGCCGTACTCGTGTTCGAGGAGGCGCTGGAGGTACTCGCTCCCGCTGGGCACCGACTCGTCGTCCGGGCGGAGGAGCGCGTACGATTCCGGGTTCGCGACCGACGACAGGTCGAGATCGATGGGCATCGTCAGCCCGACCCGTGCCACGTCCTCGTCGTTGGGGAAGATCCAGGGGTAGGCCGTGTGGCCGGGCATGTAGCCCCACCAGAACGTGATCGCGCCGCGGAGGTCCTCGGCGACGGCCGGTGGAAGGCGTCGGTGTTCCTGGTAGGCGATGTGGTTGGCGGTCGTCGTTCCGAGACGGTCGGTCACCGGATAGGGGAGGAAGCGATCCACCACGCGATTGGTGACGGTGCGCTGTGGACCGTCGGCGAGGACGACGAAGTCGGCCCCGACTTGGTCGCCCCCGGCAGTGTGGACGACGTGGCGCGGGTCATCGTCGAGAGTCGTCTCCACGTCACGGACGGAGACGCCGACGCGGTAGTCGGCCCCGACCCGTTCGGCCCGGTCGCGGAGCCAGTCGTCGAAGCGCGCGCGGTGGAAGGTGTAGCCGAAGTTGTCGTAGGTGGCGTCGATACCGGTCGACCGCAGGACACAGGACTCGGACGGGCCGACGAACGCGGCCCGGTCGAGTTCCGACAGCAGGACCCCGTCGGGGAACTCGTCGGGGTGGATGTCCATGATGTCGACCCAGTAGTCGAGGATGCCGGCGGCGTCGGTCGAGTCGGGGCCGAGTCCCGTCCGATCCTCGCGTGGGACCCCCTTCTCGAGGACGAGCGTGGACGCGCCGGCCGCCGCTGCCCCGTGTGCCGCCGCTGCTCCGGCGGGACCGCCGCCGACGACGGCGACGTCGACCTGTTCCATACCACACTCCCCGGCCGGCGACGGTATTAATCGCCCGGAACGGATCCGGAGGCCGGTGTCGATGTGTGCCAACCTCGTAGACTTATCACCCAGGCGGTCACATCCCCCCGCATGACCGATCCCGACGTCGTCGTCCTGCGACAGAAGGTCCACGGGATGTCCCCCGAGTCGTACGGTTCGAAGCTTCGTGACCGCCTCCCCGACCACGAGGTAGCGGTCGCGACCACGCCGGCCGAGGAGCACGACCTGCTGGAGCGCTCGCGCGTCGCGACGGGGATCAGTTTCGACCCCGAGTGGTTGGAGTTCGCCGAGAATCTCGACCTCTTTGCCTGCGCGTACGCCGGGACGGGCCACCTCGACACCGGCGCACTGGAGGCGGCCGACGTCGCCGTCACCAACGCCGCCGGCGTGCACGGCCCGAACATCTCGGAGTACGTCGTCGGCGCGCTCGTCGCCCACGAACGCCGATTCCGGCAGGCGTGGCAACGACAGGAGCGCGCCCACTGGGAGGCGTATCCCGTCGGCGAACTCCGGGGAAGCACCGCCGCAGTCGTCGGCCTCGGTGCCATCGGCACGTCGCTGGTCGACCGCCTCGATCCCTTCGGCGTCGAGACGATCGGCGTCCGGTACACGCCCGAAAAGGGCGGGCCGACCGACGAGGTGGTCGGCTTCGACGAGGTTCATTCGGCGCTCGCCCGCGCCGACTACGTGATCCTCGCGTGCCCCCTCACCGACACTACGCGGGGACTGATCGACGCCGACGCGCTGGCGTCGATGAAGGCCGACGCCTTGCTCGTCAACGTCGCTCGCGGCCCGATCGTCGACACCGATGCCCTCGTGACCGCGCTCTGGAAGACCGACATCCGCGGCGCGACACTCGACGTGACCGATCCCGAACCCCTCCCGGCGGACCACCCGCTCTGGTCGTTCGAGAACGTCCAGATCACGCCACACAACGCCGGCAACACGCCGAAGTACTACGACCGCCTCGCGGACATCCTCGCCGAGAACCTCCGGCGGATGGACGAGACGGGAGGGACCGAGGGGTTGGAGAACCAGGTCGTCTAACGCTCCGGGGGCGTGATCTCGTTTCGAAGGGTCCCGACACCCTCGTAGGTGATCTCGACGGTGTCGCCCGGCTCGACGGTGCCGGGGTTCGCCGGACTGCCGAAGGCGATCACGTCCCCCGGGCGGAACGTGAACCGCTCGGAGAGGAAGGCGATGATCTCGTGGGGGTCGAACAGCATGAGTTCCGTGTTGGCCTCCTGTCGCCGCTCCCCGCTCACGTCGGTGTGCATGTCGATCCCGTGGGGATCGAGGTCGGTCTCGATCCACGGGCCGAGCGGACCGGACGCGTCGAAGGCCTTTCGGGCCGTGCGCCCGGGCTGATCGAGGGCGTCCAGATCGTTCATGATCGTGTAACCCCGAACCACGTCGGGCACCTCGCCGGCGTCGAGCCGGTGACACTGCTCGTCGATCACGGCACAGAGTTCGCCCGCGTAGGTCACCTCCTCGGAGAACGTGGGGTACGGAACCGGTCGGTCGTGTGCGACGACCGACGCCGGCGGTTTGATGAAGAAGGACGGCTGCTCCGGGACGTCGTACTCCATCTGGTCGAGCGTCTCGGCGAAGTTCCGGCCGACACAGTAGAGCGCCGAGGGCTCACAGGGTGGTGCGAGGTGGCCGTCCTCGCCGACGACGAACGCCCCCGCGTCCGTCTCCACGACTCCGTCCCGGTACTCGCCGGCGTGAATCTCACCGTCGACCGCGATGCGTGTGCGTTTCATACACCGTCGGTCCCGCCCACCCGACAAACCGCTTGTGGATTCCCCATCGGCTCGATGCGCCCGTCGTCGACCCCCGCAAGCGTTTTATGTGTGACTCGGTAACACATACCGCACCCCTACCAGCGGCCCCCGATCCACGCCAGTTTTTACCCGTGGGCCGGTAGGGTGGTGTAATGAACTCCGA includes the following:
- a CDS encoding D-2-hydroxyacid dehydrogenase; translation: MTDPDVVVLRQKVHGMSPESYGSKLRDRLPDHEVAVATTPAEEHDLLERSRVATGISFDPEWLEFAENLDLFACAYAGTGHLDTGALEAADVAVTNAAGVHGPNISEYVVGALVAHERRFRQAWQRQERAHWEAYPVGELRGSTAAVVGLGAIGTSLVDRLDPFGVETIGVRYTPEKGGPTDEVVGFDEVHSALARADYVILACPLTDTTRGLIDADALASMKADALLVNVARGPIVDTDALVTALWKTDIRGATLDVTDPEPLPADHPLWSFENVQITPHNAGNTPKYYDRLADILAENLRRMDETGGTEGLENQVV
- a CDS encoding fumarylacetoacetate hydrolase family protein, whose protein sequence is MKRTRIAVDGEIHAGEYRDGVVETDAGAFVVGEDGHLAPPCEPSALYCVGRNFAETLDQMEYDVPEQPSFFIKPPASVVAHDRPVPYPTFSEEVTYAGELCAVIDEQCHRLDAGEVPDVVRGYTIMNDLDALDQPGRTARKAFDASGPLGPWIETDLDPHGIDMHTDVSGERRQEANTELMLFDPHEIIAFLSERFTFRPGDVIAFGSPANPGTVEPGDTVEITYEGVGTLRNEITPPER
- a CDS encoding PAS domain S-box protein; the encoded protein is MVDSTVTDHKTRQRLHEIVRKDVPFNEKASEALELGKQYLGVDNGYLTQIDQETDHWEIVVTTDTEDGQAQPDSERELQETYCCKTIEEGTPLALHDAANQGWGDDPAFEISGHHTHLGIPLITEDEPYGTVCFAAQEPRTESFTEAEMQFTDHLTRLLERELEKELIEGELTKQTNLATVLNRVLRHNLRNDISVIRGHAELMADRIDDDSVGETVLTHIDDLIDLSQKARILEEIITTSSERQATEIGSLIEEIAAEITQEYPAAPITVDYDTKIQGRVLQNFDRAIEELIENAVKHTGDNPSVTVAIEIVPNGIEIQISDTGPGLPDHEAEVLNSGVETPLIHGSGLGLWLAYWIVTSHDGSIDSEITEQGTTMTVTIPRKPNVTVQQQVTEITRSRDKYKTAIEEATDAITIINDESRIIDANAAASTLFGIETRKLLGRSLTEFLPDEFAFESEWQDIEKAGGESETTTVIGADGVEKIIEYSGTAGIIPGQHLLISRDVTERRERERRYEAIFNQTNQFTGLLEPDGTVIEVNEPALEFGGLDPEDVVGKPFYEAAWWQRDDATQQETQDAIDRAAAGEFVRYEVEIQGGEENAIIDFSIRPITDEQGNVTLLVPEGRDITERKEREAELQETKQRLELALQGTNTGIWEWKIGSDEVVWNESLERLVGIEPGTFGGTFEAFAAYIHPDDREKATAAVEQAAETESGFQIEYRIQSDNDTHIWVESRGEIYDDSDDTKRMVGTVTNISERNDRERT
- a CDS encoding type II toxin-antitoxin system death-on-curing family toxin; this translates as MTDSFWYPSVEEVLDIHEDIVSEYADTSSGVHNRGDIEFALEYVSEGSFGSVPETIHEKAFHLLRLLVANHPFVDGNKRTALNTTTVFYLLNGHRFEYDEGIRGILVKFGTDEKAVDEDDVLEYLRARTTEVDLDEVIERLRGDLVEYGLEQLSDESADPND
- a CDS encoding NAD(P)/FAD-dependent oxidoreductase, with translation MEQVDVAVVGGGPAGAAAAHGAAAAGASTLVLEKGVPREDRTGLGPDSTDAAGILDYWVDIMDIHPDEFPDGVLLSELDRAAFVGPSESCVLRSTGIDATYDNFGYTFHRARFDDWLRDRAERVGADYRVGVSVRDVETTLDDDPRHVVHTAGGDQVGADFVVLADGPQRTVTNRVVDRFLPYPVTDRLGTTTANHIAYQEHRRLPPAVAEDLRGAITFWWGYMPGHTAYPWIFPNDEDVARVGLTMPIDLDLSSVANPESYALLRPDDESVPSGSEYLQRLLEHEYGDEYDVPGDFPLVEDRGKSKGTETYPISSTRPADSPVEAGIALVGGAMGTTSAFHEGGDHVAVRTGAIAGELAGSGDLSGYNDAWKDAIEDEIIRNVTMADMVREYDPDDWDRVFRTARKMVADESGAGLFDRRFAAGWDATKLFVRYKWNKRRLRKGGYVSVAEGDYVY